In the Brassica napus cultivar Da-Ae chromosome A7, Da-Ae, whole genome shotgun sequence genome, one interval contains:
- the LOC106416941 gene encoding proline-rich receptor-like protein kinase PERK13 — MSDSPSSSPPAPSSDSTPPPDNSTGGGSAPPPTDSAPPPSPPADSTPPPDNSTGGSAPPPADSAPPPTPPSDSTPPPDSSSPPPATPPPVSEPPPDSPPPDAPPPADPTPVDSGSPPPEPTNSPPPPPPPEESEPPPPPPNEEDSSPPPQPPPEKSSPPPSEKSSPPPPEKSSPLPSEKSSPPPPEKSSPPPSEKSSPPPTSSPKSAPKKKKKSSPPPPGAPTKSPSNAPPPLNAPHALPPKSTAAGGPLKSPSTGVPSFPPPPPNGNDNGYQGKTMAGMAVAGFAIIAVVAVLFFVRRKKKRNVDAYSDSQYMPPPNFSIQSDGLLHGQNTTKGYSVPGGYNTQQQSYNTQQQSDNTRTSFGSQRGSQRGYPPDSAVMGSGQTHFTYEELMDITEGFAQRNILGEGGFGCVYKGKLHDGKLVAVKQLKVGSGQGDREFKAEVEIISRVHHRHLVSLVGYCISDVERLLIYEYVPNQTLEHHLHGKGRPVLEWAKRVRIAIGSAKGLAYLHEDCHPKIIHRDIKSANILLDDDFEAQVADFGLAKLNDSTQTHVSTRVMGTFGYLAPEYAQSGKLTDRSDVFSFGVVLLELVTGRKPVDQYQPLGEESLVEWARPLLHKAIETGDFSDLVDRRLQNNYVENEVFRMIETAAACIRHSGPKRPRMAQVVRALDSEGDMGDISNGSKVGQTSSYDSGQYNSDAMKFRKMAFGFDDSSDSGDYSVRSSSRGSYGASTEFTRNESENRKFNNRQY; from the exons ATGTCTGACTCGCCCAGTTCTTCCCCACCAGCACCTTCCTCCGATTCAACTCCGCCGCCGGATAACTCCACCGGTGGTGGTTCTGCTCCTCCACCAACCGATTCAGCACCACCTCCTAGTCCCCCCGCTGATTCAACTCCGCCACCTGATAACTCCACCGGTGGTTCTGCTCCTCCACCAGCTGATTCAGCACCACCTCCTACTCCACCGTCTGATTCAACTCCGCCGCCTGATTCGTCATCTCCGCCGCCGGCGACTCCTCCTCCTGTATCCGAGCCCCCGCCTGATTCCCCACCCCCGGATGCTCCACCTCCAGCTGACCCCACACCTGTAGACTCCGGTTCACCACCACCGGAGCCCACTAACtctcctccacctcctcctcctccggagGAATCTGAACCACCACCGCCTCCACCAAATGAAGAAGACAGCTCTCCTCCTCCTCAGCCACCGCCGGAGAAATCATCTCCTCCGCCATCGGAAAAATCATCTCCTCCACCTCCGGAGAAATCATCTCCTCTGCCTTCAGAGAAATCATCTCCTCCGCCTCCGGAGAAATCGTCTCCTCCGCCTTCGGAAAAATCGTCTCCTCCTCCTACGTCTTCACCGAAGTCAGcacccaagaagaagaaaaaatcatcaccaccaccacctggAGCACCCACCAAATCTCCTTCAAACGCGCCGCCACCGCTCAACGCACCTCACGCACTACCGCCCAAGTCCACCGCCGCAGGCGGACCTCTCAAGTCTCCCTCTACCGGAGTCCCCAGCTTCCCGCCGCCGCCTCCAAACGGCAATGACAATGGCTATCAAGGGAAGACTATGGCCGGAATGGCAGTAGCCGGGTTCGCAATCATCGCCGTAGTCGCCGTCTTGTTCTTTgtcagaagaaagaaaaagagaaacgtTGATGCCTACAGTGACTCACAATACATGCCTCCTCCAAACTTCTCCATCCaatcag ATGGTTTGTTACACGGACAGAACACAACAAAGGGGTACTCTGTTCCTGGTGGTTACAACACACAACAACAGTCTTACAACACACAACAACAGTCCGACAACACCAGAACCAGCTTTGGTAGCCAAAGAGGGAGCCAAAGAGGTTACCCACCTGATTCGGCCGTGATGGGAAGTGGTCAGACGCATTTCACTTATGAAGAGCTAATGGACATAACCGAAGGATTCGCTCAGCGAAACATACTCGGTGAAGGTGGGTTTGGTTGTGTCTATAAAGGTAAACTGCACGACGGAAAACTAGTTGCTGTGAAGCAGCTTAAGGTTGGTAGTGGACAAGGTGACCGTGAGTTTAAAGCGGAGGTTGAGATCATTAGCCGTGTTCACCATCGTCATTTGGTTTCTCTGGTTGGCTACTGCATTTCGGATGTTGAGAGGTTGCTTATCTATGAGTATGTTCCTAACCAGACCTTGGAGCATCATTTGCATG GGAAAGGAAGGCCAGTCCTAGAATGGGCTAAGAGAGTCCGAATCGCTATAGGTTCTGCCAAAGGTTTGGCGTATTTGCACGAAGACT gtCACCCAAAAATCATTCACAGGGACATAAAGTCAGCAAACATCCTGCTGGACGATGACTTTGAAGCTCAG GTTGCTGACTTTGGACTTGCCAAGCTCAATGATTCAACACAAACCCATGTATCAACTCGTGTTATGGGAACATTTGG GTACTTGGCACCAGAATATGCACAAAGCGGGAAACTGACGGATAGATCAGATGTTTTCTCATTTGGGGTTGTTCTCTTAGAGCTAGTAACTGGACGCAAACCAGTCGACCAGTACCAGCCTCTAGGAGAAGAGAGTTTGGTCGAATGG GCTCGTCCGCTGCTTCACAAAGCCATTGAGACTGGCGATTTCAGCGATTTGGTTGATAGACGGCTCCAAAACAATTACGTTGAAAATGAAGTTTTTAGAATGATTGAAACGGCTGCTGCATGTATTAGGCATTCTGGTCCTAAACGTCCACGCATGGCTCAG GTTGTGAGAGCACTGGACAGTGAAGGAGACATGGGAGACATTAGCAACGGAAGCAAAGTGGGACAAACCAGTTCTTATGACTCTGGTCAGTATAACTCAGACGCCATGAAGTTTAGGAAAATGGCGTTTGGTTTTGATGACAGCTCAGATTCAGGAGACTACTCTGTCCGAAGCTCCAGTAGAGGATCCTATGGAGCTTCCACTGAGTTCACGAGGAACGAATCTGAGAACCGAAAGTTCAATAACAGGCAGTACTGA
- the LOC125576319 gene encoding uncharacterized protein LOC125576319 gives MEDQQQQQPQQQQQQQQQQFQQPLVVYPSSSTSTPSSYAPPSSSGSSGSFGTAFIVIAAILILAALACVFGRLCNRGRKDHKNKNKPSKHEKPSSKKSREIRPVEREPRERGDDLEFGFDIKRPGPMSKPSGPMSKPSGRNGGDIEFGFDNKRGGGGGGGKKGPPPVVKHGVRFQ, from the coding sequence atggaAGATCAACAACAGCAGCAgccacaacaacaacagcagcaacaacaacaacagtttCAGCAACCTCTGGTTGTGTATCCATCTTCTTCTACTTCAACACCTTCCTCTTATGCGCCTCCTTCTTCATCTGGTTCAAGTGGCTCATTCGGTACAGCTTTCATAGTTATAGCTGCCATCCTAATCTTAGCAGCACTGGCTTGTGTGTTTGGAAGGCTATGCAACCGCGGTCGCAAAgatcacaaaaacaaaaacaaaccctCAAAGCATGAGAAGCCGTCGTCAAAGAAGAGCCGTGAGATCAGACCTGTGGAGCGTGAGCCAAGAGAGAGAGGTGATGATTTGGAGTTTGGGTTTGATATAAAGCGTCCTGGTCCAATGAGCAAACCTTCTGGTCCTATGAGCAAACCATCTGGTCGAAACGGAGGAGACATTGAGTTTGGGTTTGATAAcaagagaggaggaggaggaggaggaggaaagaAAGGACCACCTCCAGTTGTTAAACATGGAGTAAGGTTCCAGTGA